The following nucleotide sequence is from Citrus sinensis cultivar Valencia sweet orange chromosome 6, DVS_A1.0, whole genome shotgun sequence.
taagttatatATCTACCAGCTGGCAGCCCGATGATTATGGTTTTGGCATGTCTATTTCACACATAGCTATATAgcattcaataaaaaattaataatagggTTTAGTTTTCATGAAAATCATGCTTGGAAGCCTAATTAGTCTATTTGATATTCGATGTTGGTTGATATCCTTGTATAATTTTACACTAAGTAAACGAGTTTATTCTTTGTGAAGGTATTTATAAATTCAGACAATTGGGTCAATTCTTACAAAGGTCATCTCAGTCAGAGATTCGGTCTAAGCTGTgcaaattaattactaattacgaaaaataaaagaatgttataaaattaacaaagggATTTGTTCCATTGGATCCCCTAACCAATTAGGGCTTAggctatttattttttttgctttccCTCTTTTTACTAAaccagcaaaaataaaaaataaaagaggcTGTAGATTCTTTCAGCTGGTGAATTTTGTATGAATTGCTACGTATTTAATTTCCACTTCATCATGATTCAAAACTTGAAAACTCACAAGGACTCAAAATTTCCATATATACACACTTGACCCAAAGTTAGAAGACTTACCATCAAAGTTAGAGTTAATTACACAGTGCAGAATGTCTTTATTTGAAACAGaaactttattgaaaaagGATTTAGTAtgcaataaaaattagaatattcaTGTAATTAATGAAAGCTTGAAAGTGGAGGTGGTGAAACATAGTTCCCAAAGAGAAGCGTGCATGAGCTAGCTAGCATAAGCATCAAATTAAGAGCTTGGTGGAACATGGCAAGTGATTGTGcatagaatttctaaataacaCCAACTTTAACGATgaatcttttataataaattagagTTTGGTGTTAGGATTTTAGAACACGAGGGCGTGTCCTCCAACTTGTTGCTTGTGATTGCTCCTTGATATTGGTGTTGCTTCTCACTAAGTCGGTTCTCCAAGTTTTCTTCCTTACATCTAATCTTTATACAAATTCAttcaaaaaagttttttttttttaaatactacttcattattatctttttaacGCTAATATGTGTATACTACAATTAGAaatctattaatatttaaaattaaaaattcattaaattattataaattaaatcaattatgtCACGGCCTAAGTTCCTGCTTTCGATAATGCTagtaaaagaattgaaactcCCTGACTTGGAGACGAGTCTGTCATCTTACTGTACATGGCTTCAGCCAAATGTATGGACCACATAAGCTCCAATTAAcaagataaaaagaataaaataaacctcTCTTTTAACTACATATAATCTCAAAGCGCTCAATACACAATATTTGCTCTCAATTCAATGCTGCTCCTGcaatcttttaataaaaaaggcTGGTATAATAGCAAGCCACTTGTTGGAATGCTGTGTCCCTTTGCTTGCTTGCTGTCACTTCACCTTGTTTAAATGTCAAATTTTTATGAGTTCATGAATTCTTTCTAAGCACTGCAAACGAGATTTGGACACTTGGAGAACAAGTATGGCTCCGTTTACCAATGTCATGTCTTTAATCTTAATgaagtaattaattagattaatcTACTGTTAACAAAATGATACTGATGATTGCGTCTATAAACTTTTGTGGGTCTAGGATTTGTGTCAATCCTGTACGGATTTTGATCCTTTGAGTTATGGGGATTCCAAGTTTCACGTGGATGATTAAAAGTGCTTTTTGGGTAATTAAACGAGATTGCAACATTTTGAtgtataattttcaattttatgatATGGGCctgaaaattttagttattttcattATGGTGCAAATTAAATGCATTGTCATCCTCTGGCCTCTGCAAATTATGTTTCTTTTCAGTATGACCCTCCAACTTCCCAAGTCTGCTCTGCCCCTAAGCCCATTGACCACAAAATTCTTGGAGCCAATGCTAGGCAGCCGAAGCTCAACTTGGGTCCATATCACTGCAGCCCAGCACCAGTAATTGCCATTTACTAGTAACACCCTATGTATGAGCTAAGCAAAACCAGACAAAGCAAGGCAAAAAGCCCAATTGGCTATTGCCAGTTTGCCAGCCAAGAGCCAACGAGGCAACGTTTGCACTAGTCATGCATAACTCCCAACTTCCTGccgaaattttttttgctagTTCTACTGCAAAACCAATGCCGTGCAAATCTCACAAGCTATGTGCAATGATAGCTACACTTGTGTGAGAGATGGATTGAGACATTAGAAATAACGGCAGTGGAAAAGACAACACAAATTTTGGGTCTGTTAGTTAATGCAGATTAAAAACACAGTAAGACTTAACCACCCAGCTTATTGAGTATGCTCATGCCAAATTCTCCTCACTATACggagaaagagaaaacaaaattatggagagagaaaaaataagtCTTGCTATTCTGTTTCTTCACGTCTTGATCATGCAGCAGTTTCTTGCGTTTGCTCATGGACAAGCAAGTAATACTTCTCTAACACCGGCCATGTTCATCTTTGGTGAGACTATGATTAACAGTGAAAACAACAACTCCATAATGACCATTGCACGAGAAAACTATAGGCATCCTCATGGGATTGATTTTGGCTATCCTACTGACCGCTTCTGCAACGGTATCAGTGCTGCTGGTTGTGCAGGtacttaaaagaaatatacacatcattttcatttagcAAGGACGTTACTGCTTTATATAGTAAGAAAGTTCTTTACATTTTGCAGCTCATTACCTTGGTTTGCCATTTATTCCACCTTGACTATGTCCGCTGTCTGAAGGTAAAAACATCATGAAGGGACTAATTAGGCATCTGCTGCAACTGGGATTCCTGACGAGATTGGGCGACATTATGTCAGTTCCATATTTTCAGTTCATTGTATGTTACTTGGtttaactattttataaaGTTGCACTAGAAATACTTCTCTTCCATTTTAGCTGAGTGTTTACCACAATTTAACTCATGACTCATGAGGCCAGCAAATAGTTCAGTACCCTTGttgacaaaattttgaacGTATGTAGAAAAATAATCACATCAGTGCACAGTAAGTTTAGTATAGCATATGAAGCAAGTAAATTACGTGCAGAAAAAGACTAGGCTAGTGACTGGACACACCTTCTAATCTCAGTTCTACATACCTCTAAAGTGCAGAAAAAGACAAGGCCAATGACCCGAACACCTTATCTCAGTTTCTATAGACCTCCTAAACTAACTTGTCCCCttcatttcataaataactgATCTCAATATTTGAAAACTACGTTACTAAAAGATTTGACTCAAAGTATTACTATTTTCTGGGAGCAAGGATAACATGTTAAGGATAGATCACTCTATTTAAGACCACAATCATGTACAACCAATTTTCCAAAAACCAACCGATCTAACCCAGTACATTGCCAAATCACTATTCCTTATTAGTATAGGCAGCAATGACTATATAAACAATTATCTCCAGCCAAGCACGTATGCCAGCAGTCAAATCTATAGCGGAGAAGGTTTTGCTGTtctcataataaataatttctcagAGCAATTATCAGTATGTCCTTATCATAAGCCTTGAGGgagtgtgtgtgtttgtatgTAAGTTTATCTTGTATCGTATTTTGTCATATAAAatgtttatattattctaGGAAGATGGTTTGAGAAGGCAATATATCAATCATGAAATTAGGAAAGGAATGGAATGTACATCTTCCCAGAAAATGGCTTCACATCTTCCTAGAAAATGACTTCAGCTCCACCTAATCTCATACATTCTCTCAAGATAATACAATAACAACCAATATCAGGTACACTTACATAGATATTATAGATTCCCAAAAGGACATGGATGGAATGCAGACCAAACCATACCTGATTTGAATATAATCAGAAGTAGCTTATATAAGTAAACCAGACAAAGTGGCATAAAAGTGATGCCTGAACTACGGGACTAAGTGGTTATCATCTTGGTTCCACCGGATTAAATTCTCTCAACTACCCAGTAGTCATCTTTGTAACACCTGCATCACAAAGAAACCGAGAATTCTGTAGACCCAACGTTTATTAACAAAGAATATATTGCGTGGTTCATGCAAATATATATCTACCTGCAAGAATTTCTCCATTATTttgctcttttctttttccgaGGTTACATGTATGCTGAAATGCCCAAAGTAGAAAGCTTTATCCGAGCAAGAATTAGAAAAACTAGGTTATGTAACCTAAAAAAACATAGCCCGGAtacatttcacaataaaatgtaacaaaaatacaaGTGGATTGTGACAGAACTTGTGCGTgctaaatatttacaagcagcTTAAGAAAAATCCTCCATTTCTAACTCAATGTGTAACTGCTTAGGAAAAAGCTGAATACTAACctgaaaaatgataataaaataataaccataaatgatattttcttgTATCTCTAGAAATTGTACATCTTGGGAGTGCGGAAAACGGTGTGTGCTAGACTTGGACCACTTGGTTGCATACCCAGTAAATATCTTTGGCAAGCAGCAACAACAGCTGTAATTGAGCAGGTCAACAACTTGGTTACAATATTCAACAGCATCTCATTCAGCTCACCTTTTGTCTTCTTTCAATTCATCAATACTGAAATTTTTCAAGACTCAGCATCAGTGTTGCAAGTTCTTCAGCCTCTCtatcattcaaatttcttttaaaattggaCCTCCAATTCCAATTATTCTGGATGAAACATTCCTAGAAAGGCATAATATGTACAAATGGGGGAATTTCTCACAACAAAAAAACAGCCCTCTATTTATCCTCCCAAAAATGATTATACTTCCCATTTCCCACTTCTAAGGCAAcatgattaagaaaattaGGGTAGTCCTTAGATATAGCTTTCCGAGGGTTTCTATTGAATATTTCAAATACTATTCAAtctaaatataactttttcacaaccaaaaaaaaaaaaaaaaatcgacaTCAAcccttcttttaattttctgacCCTTTTTGCATttccaaatgaaaaatttatctaaataGTACAATGGCACCAATTTCCAAGGTTTCTCGTCACAAACAAAGCTTGTTGTGGAAACATGAGAAATGGAGGGCATCTTACCTGCCTTCCCCTGCAGCAACCATGGGCTAACAGAAATCAAAACATCTTCTGGGATCCTTTCATCCAAAACTGCCAATGCAATTGTAGTTGATAAAAGTAACAAACACTTGCTTTTCAATAAGCATTGACCACCTGGCAGAACTATGGAGGATataagagagaagaaaagtCCAGTGTAACAGCCTTCATTTCTATTACTCAACAGTATGGCGGCCTTTATTTCTGTTACTACTCTAGTTTTCATGTAGATGATGCAAGTGAGCAACAAAATACATGGCATTGCCATACTATCTAAAAAAGCTTCAGTAAACCAAATCTGTAGAACATTTTCATTCTTCCTTGATTAAGGTGACTGTTAGTCTTACCTTGAAGCTGATGGCCCAATCAAAAGAGGACATCATTATCTCCAAAACATCTAGACTTGTTTTAAAACAAGGCTACCAAGCTAGTAGAGAACCTAAAGCAGCCAAAAAGAATACAGATTAATTCTCTGTGAAAAGCATTTCGTAAGAATTAGAAACGATCAAACTGAATAACTCCAGCCATGATGCACCCTATCCCACAAGAGACTCTTCTTGCTGCTGGACATGAAGAAACACTCATACCGGATTCTTGAGAAAGAATTATGGTGAAAATTGCAGTTTGTCCAACAAAATTGCTGTACAAATCAACAAAGGAGTATTCCCCTCTCTTATCCAACAATTGTGAAATCTCCACGTAACTCCATGCAAAATATGACAAAACTCAGGGAAAAGATCGGTTGACACCCCCTACTTGGCTAGATATTTGACAGATTACAGATGGGACATGGAAAGAATGATTAAAACCCCTACGATTTCACCTGAGCATgggaataaaattaaaattttgtgacAAATCAATTAGTGATGTACATTTGAGTACCCCTTTAACcatcataaataatttcaagtaACTTTTGAAGTTCTAACCATATTTACTTGAGAAGCAGtgataatataaattacaCCGTGCTATCCTTGACTAAAAATCTAAGAGGGTTCGTTATATATCTTTTAGCTACTTATGTCAATTTCAGAAGAAGGGAAAAAGGACAATAGTTCTAAATTTGAGCAAAAGAAGCAGCACAAAAAAAAACCAGCTAACTTAAGCAACAAAGGCTCGAGATATATGAACAAGAATCAACACTAGACGATTGTATAAATGAACCaacatgaataaataataagaaagtaacaaaatttcaatataagaTACTTGCAAGTGctaaacaatttcaaaaagtgtacaaaaactttaaaggtaaaaagaaggaaaaattcttcTTACAATTGTTCCTAGGCATTAGCATACATTTAAGTACATTCTATATTTAGCCCAGCTCTATTCCAGTTATAAATTACAACAGGGCGCCCATTCCATATGCACAGAGCCCAGACCAGACGATGCCAAGGAATGCTTTCTAGAAAATTCAGTGACAAAACCTGCTTGGCTGCTTCCAAGCGTAATTACTCTATTCACCATAATGGTGTGATGTAAGCACATGCTCCACCCTTCATACTGATGCAACATGCAAAACTCAATGAATTTGGATCATAAATCAGCCAGAAAAGGTCAGAGAACTTTGGGAGGATCCGTCAGACAATCAGAAGTGGAATTAGTAAAAGAGGAGGTTAAAAGTGAAGATTATACCCTCATAAACCTctcaatagaaaataaaatgttaggcCCCGAAGCTAAAAATTTCCAGCTCAATAGATGGAAGCATCAAATCTTGGCTCATAAAAGCAGACCTGGCTATTATACGACTGAAGAGCACATCCAGCAATCCAAGACCAAGCTTTCTTATCCACATCGTAAAGAAGGCCCTTCCCTTGGTTCCACGATGTAAAACAGATTAAATTATCCTGTCCAAAGCACTCAAATCTTTCAGCTGATAGCCTTAATAAAGCTCGAAAATATTTTGGCGGCATCCTACTCATCTCCACCCACATAATCTTTGAATGATCCAATTCCCAAATTCTCATGCTCTGGAGGGTACTATAGAGACCAATCCTTCCAACAAGAAACAGACGCTTCTGTGTACCAGCAACCAAATACCCGTCTAACAAGGAACGGGGGAACTTCGCCGGGATGTGTTCCCAGTAACCTGTGTCTAGCCTGTACATCATCAAACCCAGTGGCGAAAGAGTTTCCAAATACAACCGGGAGTCACAATACGCCATCTTTGAAGAGCAAAGATTAACTGCAGGCATTATCTGGTGGACAGCCCATCTGTCAAGTTTTGAATCATACACTTCAGTGGGCAATGACTTGTCACCATATATATCACTAGTCGCAATCACTTTGAATGAACGGTCCACCCGGTCAACAACCATTATCAACTGTCTTTGCTGATTATAATGCATGCTCGGCAATGTCCTCCATGATTGGGTAAGCGGATTGCACACGAGTGTTCTGAAAGTTAGCCCATCAAGCccagaaaaacaaacaagaccACCTGAAGAACCAACCAACCAGAATGCCCACAGaggcaaaaaattaaatggaatcCTATACCATGTTTTCAGCGGCAAGCTAAAAACTGAGCATTGCGGTGTCTGAGAGTTCTTCCAAAATGTAAGAAGACAAGGCCCATGAGATGGCACTTGTGAatgaaatttaagaaaacTACCATCCTGAAGTATAGAATTCCACCGTCTACAAACAGAACGAAGCCGAAAGATCATAAAAGGAGGAACCCTGGCTAAAATCTCATTCAACAAGTCTTCAGGCAACATCGCCCAGATGTTATCTTCCATTTGGACATCTGGATGGATTGCTTTACCAAATGTAGCTGCCGTTTCCTCATCTAAACCACGAGGTTTTGTCTTAATCACCTTTTGCCTAGAAGGGCTAGTATTTCTCGATCCAACACGACCCATAGGGCTTGTGTTTCTTGAACCACCACCCCTAATAGGTGACACTTGCTTAGGACACCTCTCTTGTGAACTAGATAATGTAGCTTCCCCGGACCTAGAATCAGAAGCTTGACCAATGCCTTCCATGTTAACAATCCCTAAAGACTCAATTAACCAAAGACAAGCTCTTATATACACCAAATGTATACTCTATTCCAAGTTTTACACACCAAAAAGATCCAAACTTTCAAGCTCAAGTGCATTCAGTCACAACCCAATAAGAAATTCTGATCGGAAACACCAAATGTAAGCTCCCAATTCACTTTCCAgataacaaaaattcaaactttcaaGCTCAAATATTGATTTCAAGCCTCAAACAACAATACCCAAAACCCCaaacaatcaaataacaaCTGTCCTTCAAAAGCCCTAACATTTAGCCAGATCCCCAAATGACCCACtttcaataaatggtaaaattaaatcaacaactataatattaaatgagcTACAGAGCGAAGATCAACTAACAATAATTCAAAGATCGAAACTTTGAGGGTTATTTAGCAGGTGGGTTACCTTTGAATTCAAGAATCATGAAACTCACTTTTGGCTTTTAGTGGGATAAAGCTTCCTCAGAGAactcaaaagaagaaaacttgGGCATTGAAATGAGAGAAGAAAGAAGCCAACccaaaagacttttttttttcctaacatTGCTTCTGATTTGTTTTGTCATTATTTGgtgtaattaatgaaaaaaaattgatttttggagACACTTTATGCTGTGCCATCTGTTGATCCTGATTATGATGCTTGCCTAATCAATGCTTGCCATTTCAGCAAACTTTCAAAATTCGTTAGTCAATACGCCATGACAATGCGATTTCATTTCAATTAGTTAATATGGACAGtcaatttattaatgaaattaggtttttattgatttgtttctttttagtttttgtttttccttacctatccaataataataataataataataataagctgGAGTGTTAGGTATTTTGAcaaatactttaaaataacCCTCttattaaaatgtataaaatcaATGGAgtctatattaaattatattttaacatatgaaaaataaatttataaaatttcctttaaaatgaAGACTGGAAATCCTCAACAgtttaaatatacatatacagagataaataaaagttaacaaTGGATATTATTAGAATGGACGGTGAGGATCGATGGGCAATTATGAGAAGAGAAATGTTTGTGACGgagaatatttttgtttcgtttaaaagaattataaaatacaagtTAATCGGGTCCACTAAATGCTGTTGATCTTTCATCGTTGGGCTCCACTAACTCATCAAGCGGTTGTTGATATCTTTGATTAAAAAACAGTTGTTCGTTCAACTGACGCTCCGAGTGGGGCCTACCTGATAGCGCGCCCCTTCAATTTAAGCATgaccaaaaaatatttaattaaaaaattgtggaaaataattgttgtcaCAGAAAATTTGAGGCCCCTTCAATTTAagttttggataaaaaacAAGGAATACTGAAAATTGTAAGAAAATGTGTTTGCCAAAtcttatctaatatatatatatatatatatatatatatatggatatTATTCTAGCTTTtagttcaaaatttgaaaacaatttaaaatttgtttttccgTGTTTTCATTTAACAGTTTccaaatcaaatattatattaaacacattttaaaatactcAAAATGGTAAGAGATCAAATCAAGTTTTTGAATTACGGATTTAAATGAAGAAGTATTTagtgttaaatttaaaatgcattttcaattttaagaacgatgatgattttattaaggaaacaaaaagaataaataatcttatatttaaaagtaatttattttgtcataGGCGTTCCTCGACTAAACATGAATGTGTCTTGTGTTCGCAATCATctaaagagaaattttaaaatacatcataGATACTATATTAGTcgtacaataaaaaaatcatgttatGTATTTACTATGAAAAAATATCATGCAAGTAGTAGTTATATTAAATCTAAATACATATATCATACATGTATTagttaattgtattatcttGACAACAAATAACAAAGTTATAATTCTTAAATCTAAATACACAGAGAGAGACATTTGTTGATTAGGTGATATCGAAGTTTCCTCAcctgcaaattttttttaaaaaaattcaataaaatgtATGAAGGCAATTGTagtcaattataaatttataaattcatattcTTATTACACCAACTATAATTATCTAAGTAGAGTCTTGACAAAATTTTATCGTAAATATCATTAATCtgcattcaattatttaaaaacaaaagcagaattaaaaatcattttatttttgggttatCGTCAATTAgcgatttgaattttgaagcaTCATGCCACTCCGGCAATGAATCGAGGCATGGACAATTCAAGCCACAACCAGAGCCccataaatattgtattacGTGAGGCCACCACCTTTCAAATAACACCACTACTAACccataattgatttttttttttttggttataagATGAACACCgggtaaaaatttatttagtccctatattttaagattattatCCATTTAGTcactgtatttttaaaattatctcGAAACATCCCTActgttaaagtattgatacaactaccattattttttatttcttttggcttacttttacaatattacatttttataataatttttttatttggacattaataaaataaaataattaaattactaagttaactttaaaaaataaaataaaaattatattaatttttttgcaagtaCCATTTGCCCACTTGATAGTTTGCATATAATTTTtggcaatttaatttt
It contains:
- the LOC102621205 gene encoding F-box/kelch-repeat protein At5g15710 gives rise to the protein MEGIGQASDSRSGEATLSSSQERCPKQVSPIRGGGSRNTSPMGRVGSRNTSPSRQKVIKTKPRGLDEETAATFGKAIHPDVQMEDNIWAMLPEDLLNEILARVPPFMIFRLRSVCRRWNSILQDGSFLKFHSQVPSHGPCLLTFWKNSQTPQCSVFSLPLKTWYRIPFNFLPLWAFWLVGSSGGLVCFSGLDGLTFRTLVCNPLTQSWRTLPSMHYNQQRQLIMVVDRVDRSFKVIATSDIYGDKSLPTEVYDSKLDRWAVHQIMPAVNLCSSKMAYCDSRLYLETLSPLGLMMYRLDTGYWEHIPAKFPRSLLDGYLVAGTQKRLFLVGRIGLYSTLQSMRIWELDHSKIMWVEMSRMPPKYFRALLRLSAERFECFGQDNLICFTSWNQGKGLLYDVDKKAWSWIAGCALQSYNSQVCFYEPRFDASIY